The following are from one region of the Tachysurus fulvidraco isolate hzauxx_2018 chromosome 24, HZAU_PFXX_2.0, whole genome shotgun sequence genome:
- the atad5a gene encoding ATPase family AAA domain-containing protein 5, translated as MAGLVAMSAGLEDFEATQPCKKSRKDDEPPPSTPKTITNYFLPLPKTVDKPFSPPRSNNIMDYFRKPSTAQDKTTSSIQDSSPLQSKEIQTSSCEEVSPKVSRALRKKRTRKVKEKQNELQEDEDEEQDMLADNCILESPDESLINNGGSWSLQINNANCIDEEPLKNKNVTDTGSDERKAKDTVQNPKRKNLASQIDDNFVDENASAQEDKCRIKRSVVRRNRKANVSQSEPCNTEQDQSLHDASMEVNVDETSVLSCSTVTVSFEEFLQSQMQNEHEVAADFKSDTCAVENSEAKSCADASDPVAATMSPRMLTVQVEVHPISPDFESIKGPQLKVASIFTRSKKDSQIQDGKKPSSDNPQVNTDILPGHKRKSNVVLHEEDLELAVVESSSTPKCTQEERKQFMNAFKQPGLDGSKGKPSKGLSKSKPTKENASEMMEPETKADETESDLPMLEQSTEPQKAKGAGKKRGRKKKQADQSEEVPVTPKQDKPLMSVEVVGKKGLVDDSDKQGVKELRRSTRDQTRRQAASAPERNPSPRKTRSREKPKTSAACHQDDVVQASTPKSHRRKKNVYRAEMLSPFDKQESPIRIRFTRVFPSSATKTRDSETLESNSLKKRKQAKKLVQKAKALQKSKRSAAGEKPAVRRSSRSKEPIQINYCEDEDSVVFLEDVQSSPASATQKSGSSQKKLRSLNDVLGKNTPLSKALKNAPASKLVDGKALRPSAIISILDDSSREGSENSQDDEQFRAKREFLKSGLPESFKKQIAKTASNREAYIQACTSFQPVVHVQQRPMDCSMWTLPWPENPFLSCLKEFYNATSIPLVSLEDHASNFNVPAQRTCRIEVSGRRENFTEPVRERLLEEISTSNPSFPAHRFFTRILKRHNENVQAAFNGPEGGSKAAPAVGLTESVGGKRKRVDEGERVGRLPKKQKSVLKEEETIVILDNPGGGTPETTESVALSCGRTRRSLRNKQVTEDEPKPTEEKKQCDPIIILDSPTSDSCSKDCGTEDVPWTEKYQPQQSSDIIGNTASVRKLHSWLKEWKLRADREERTKQQEKKHKDDSNDSWLGGDSSEGLEDPEDMLCNTVLITGPTGVGKTAAVYACAQELGFKVFEVNCSSQRSGRQILSQLKEATQSHQVDIHGVNVHKPTYFNSYSCGSLSTKPCSSPRKVNSPRRVVSSPRKPPQSPRGAASRKGTLAPKSLANFFKMGGRPTAKGDCRSPLEEKKAQEEKKAQKSCPKTSGKVTQAECKSQESKASSEEQCKRTATSLILFEEVDVIFDDDSGFLAAVKTFMTTTKRPVILTTSDPTFSAMFDGYFDEIHFKAPSLVDVTSYLQLLCLVENVRTDMQDLSCLLHWNRCDIRQSLLHLQFWTRSGGGRQVPRPFLRTETSAGEIKNDAVKVESVANVDALPPASVPPCHIGCTESLLGLLNTQQEKGVDDLLKDEPSDVDIGSWFDLLSEAEKRGANLLYSNLEVLLPLPVRPFADPVNRQRLPSNTEPQPGPLGRYSNVVEEEEHSDDSQPLKVSSRMKRKKQLNVDYKSAFQSDSDSEDSFLSLPKPSSETKPAQDEAPKDPPASKAVRVKVELSDTERKKSRSVSQCLSSLAEYLDHMSFLDSSLHHQPSQSEGACRPQDFTGTGAEIKCGMTDDVRLECKAHMNGFDSKEIQAVLGSLSFSKCKARISEAWNKVQEFEEPIRSETVEELTLPVASYRQRFGLSHSKLLEPRVMDMRREVTNTVLTSRSLSTQGNKLAVTTDYLPSLRTICRSESLKEQGKVKRRFMHYLDSIHLELSKSTLQHLASGFP; from the exons ATGGCTGGACTTGTTGCCATGTCAGCTGGTCTTGAGGATTTTGAGGCTACGCAG CCGTGCAAGAAGTCGAGGAAAGATGACGAGCCGCCACCATCGACACCGAAGACCATCACAAACTACTTCTTGCCCTTACCCAAGACTGTGGACAAGCCTTTCTCGCCGCCCCGATCAAACAACATCATGGACTACTTTCGGAAACCGTCAACCGCTCAGGATAAGACTACCTCTTCAATCCAAGACAGCAGTCCACTTCAATCCAAAGAGATTCAGACATCTTCATGTGAAGAAGTTTCTCCTAAGGTGAGTAGAGCTCTGAGGAAAAAACGGACCAGGAAAGTCAAGGAAAAACAGAACGAGTTAcaggaagatgaagatgaggaacAGGACATGCTCGCTGATAACTGTATATTAGAAAGCCCAGATGAATCATTGATAAATAATGGAGGAAGCTGGTCTTTGCAAATAAACAATGCAAACTGCATAGATGAAGAACCTTTAAAAAACAAGAATGTCACAGATACTGGCTCAGACGAGAGAAAAGCGAAGGATACGGTGCAAAATCCGAAACGTAAAAATTTAGCTTCCCAGATCGACGATAATTTTGTCGATGAGAATGCATCGGCTCAAGAAGACAAGTGTAGAATTAAAAGGTCTGTGGTGAGGAGAAATAGAAAAGCTAACGTCAGCCAGAGTGAACCATGCAACACAGAGCAAGATCAATCTCTACATGATGCCAGTATGGAGGTCAATGTCGATGAAACGTCAGTGTTGAGTTGCAGCACCGTTACTGTGTCCTTTGAAGAATTTTTACAGAGCCAGATGCAAAACGAGCACGAGGTCGCTGCTGACTTCAAGTCGGACACTTGTGCTGTAGAAAACTCTGAAGCGAAGTCTTGCGCGGATGCAAGTGATCCAGTAGCTGCCACCATGTCACCAAGAATGCTTACCGTCCAAGTTGAAGTGCATCCGATCTCTCCTGATTTCGAGTCGATCAAGGGACCTCAGTTAAAAGTGGCTTCAATTTTCACTAGAAGTAAAAAGGACAGCCAGATACAGGATGGCAAAAAGCCATCCTCTGATAACCcacaggtgaacacagacatTCTGCCGGGCCATAAGAGGAAATCTAACGTTGTACTTCATGAAGAAGATTTGGAGCTTGCTGTGGTTGAATCCAGCTCCACTCCTAAATGCACCCAAGAAGAAAGGAAACAGTTTATGAATGCTTTCAAGCAGCCTGGTCTGGATGGGTCTAAAGGAAAACCCAGCAAGGGCCTGAGCAAATCGAAGCCAACTAAAGAAAACGCCTCGGAGATGATGGAACCTGAAACGAAAGCAGATGAGACTGAATCAGACCTGCCCATGTTAGAACAGAGTACAGAGCCACAAAAGGCTAAGGGTGCTGGGAAGAAAAGAGGTAGGAAGAAAAAACAGGCAGACCAATCTGAAGAAGTACCAGTTACTCCAAAGCAAGACAAACCTCTGATGTCAGTCGAGGTAGTAGGAAAAAAAGGCTTGGTTGATGACAGTGACAAGCAAGGTGTCAAAGAGCTTAGGAGGTCTACCAGAGATCAGACACGTAGACAGGCAGCTTCTGCACCTGAAAGAAATCCCTCTCCTCGCAAGACAAGGAGCCGTGAGAAGCCAAAAACCTCTGCAGCCTGCCACCAGGATGACGTAGTTCAAGCTTCCACACCAAAGTCTCACAGGCGCAAAAAGAATGTTTACAGAGCCGAGATGCTCTCTCCATTCGACAAACAAGAAAGCCCCATCAG AATAAGATTCACCAGAGTGTTTCCTTCTTCTGCCACCAAAACTAGAGATTCTGAAACACTg gaATCCAATTCattgaaaaaaaggaaacaggCCAAAAAGTTGGTGCAGAAAGCCAAAGCACTGCAGAAAAGTAAACGGTCTGCTGCAGGAGAGAAGCCCGCTGTGCGACGCTCCTCCAGGAGCAAAGAacccatacaaataaattactgTGAGGACGAG gattctgttgtgtttttggaaGACGTACAAAGCAGCCCAGCATCTGCGACTCAAAAAAGTGGCAGCAGTCAGAAAAAACTTCGCAGTCTAAATGATGTTTTAGGCAAAAATACGCCTCTAAGTAAGGCTTTAAAGAACGCTCCAG CTTCTAAACTTGTGGATGGAAAAGCCCTGAGACCTTCAGCTATCATTTCTATACTTGATGACAGCAG tcGTGAGGGTTCAGAAAACTCTCAAGATGACGAGCAGTTCCGGGCAAAGAGGGAGTTTCTGAAAAGTGGCCTACCCGAGTCTTTTAAAAAGCAGATTGCTAAGACGGCATCTAACAGAGAGGCGTACATACAAGCCTGTACTTCATTCCAGCCTGTGGTTCACGTGCAGCAAAGACCCATGG ATTGCTCTATGTGGACTCTTCCCTGGCCTGAAAATCCTTTCTTGAGCTGCCTGAAGGAATTTTATAATGCAACATCCATCCCACTTGTGTCATTGGAGGATCATGCAAGCAACTTCAATGTTCCTGCTCAGAGAACCTGCAGAATAGAG GTCTCTGGAAGGCGAGAAAATTTTACGGAGCCTGTGAGAGAGCGATTGTTGGAAGAAATCAGCACATCCAATCCCTCTTTCCCTGCCCACAGATTTTTTACTCGAATCCTAAAGAGACACAATGAAAATGTACAGGCTGCTTTTAACG GACCCGAGGGTGGGTCTAAAGCAGCTCCTGCTGTGGGCTTGACCGAATCCGTTGGAGGGAAGCGTAAGCGTGTAGATGAAGGAGAAAGAGTAGGCAGGCTGCCCAAGAAACAGAAGTCTGTTCTTAAGGAGGAGGAGACCATAGTTATATTGGACAACCCAGGTGGTGGAACACCAGAGACAACTGAATCTGTGGCTCTTAGCTGTGGCAGGACGAGACGATCGCTGAGAAACAAGCAGGTTACAGAGGATGAGCCCAAACCCACAGAGGAAAAGAAGCAGTGTGACCCTATAATTATACTTGACTCTCCAACTTCAGATTCATGTTCCAAAG ATTGCGGTACTGAGGATGTGCCCTGGACAGAGAAGTACCAGCCACAGCAATCTAGTGACATCATTGGAAACACAGCCTCTGTTAGGAAGTTGCACAG TTGGTTGAAGGAATGGAAACTCCGGGCCGACCGTGAAGAAAGGACAAAGCAGCAGGAGAAAAAGCACAAGGACGACAGTAACG ACTCCTGGTTAGGAGGTGACAGTAGCGAGGGGCTGGAGGATCCAGAGGACATGCTTTGTAACACAGTGCTTATCACAGGCCCCACTGGTGTAGGCAAAACCGCTGCCGTTTATGCCTGCGCTCAGGAACTCGGCTTCAAG GTGTTTGAAGTAAATTGTTCTTCTCAGCGTAGTGGACGTCAGATCTTGTCTCAGTTGAAAGAGGCCACGCAGTCTCATCAAGTTGACATCCATGGGGTTAATGTCCATAAGCCTACTTACTTCAACAGTTATAGCTGTGGCAGTCTTTCAACTAAACCTTGCTCTTCTCCTC GGAAGGTGAACTCGCCTAGACGAGTTGTGTCCTCACCCAGGAAACCACCGCAGTCGCCTCGAGGTGCTGCATCGAGGAAAGGAACCTTGGCACCAAAATCACTGGCCAATTTCTTCAAAATGGGTGGAAGGCCTACAGCCAAAGGTGACTGTAGGTCAcctttggaagaaaaaaaggctcaggaagaaaaaaaggctCAAAAGA GTTGTCCCAAGACATCTGGTAAAGTCACTCAAGCTGAGTGCAAGAGTCAGGAGAGTAAGGCGTCCTCCGAAGAGCAGTGCAAGAGAACAGCAACGTCTCTCATCTTGTTTGAAGAAGTCGATGTCATATTTGATGACGATTCCGGATTCCTGGCTGCAGTTAAAACCTTTATGACGACCACCAAAAGACCCGTCATCTTAACAACCAGCG ATCCTACATTCAGTGCAATGTTTGATGGGTACTTTGATGAAATCCATTTCAAAGCTCCTTCCTTG GTGGATGTGACGAGTTACCTGCAGCTGCTGTGTCTGGTGGAAAATGTGAGGACAGACATGCAGGACTTGTCATGTTTATTGCATTGGAACAGATGTGACATCCGACAGAGCCTCCTGCACCTGCAGTTCTGGACCCGCAGTGGAGGAGGACGGCAGGTGCCACGGCCCTTCTTACGTACAG AAACATCTGCTGGTGAGATCAAGAACGATGCTGTTAAAGTGGAAAGTGTTGCCAACGTGGACGCGCTACCTCCGGCCAGCGTACCGCCTTGTCATATAGGATGCACAGAATCTTTGTTAGGCCTTCTAAACACGCAGCAAGAAAAAGGAGTAGACGATTTGTTAAAG GATGAACCTTCAGATGTAGACATAGGCAGCTGGTTCGATCTTCTCTCAGAAGCTGAAAAGAGAGGCGCGAATTTGCTTTACTCAAACTTGGAAGTGCTGCTCCCGCTACCCGTTCGTCCGTTTGCAGACCCTGTCAACAGACAACGATTGCCATCGAACACGGAACCACAACCAGGACCCTTGGGTAGATACAGCAACGTAGTAGAAGAGGAAGAGCATTCTGATGACTCGCAACCTCTCAAAGTCTCAAGTAGAATGAAGCGGAAAAAGCAGCTGAACGTTGACTATAAAAGTGCTTTTCAGTCTGACTCCGATTCAGAGGATAGCTTTCTGTCCCTGCCTAAGCCCAGTTCTGAAACAAAACCAGCACAGGATGAAGCTCCTAAGGATCCACCAGCATCCAAAGCTGTGAGGGTGAAAGTCGAGTTGTCTGATACTGAAAGGAAAAAGAGTCGGTCTGTGTCTCAGTGCCTGAGCTCCTTAGCTGAGTATTTAGATCACATGTCGTTCCTGGACTCGTCTCTCCACCACCAGCCTTCTCAATCAGAAGGGGCATGCAGACCACAGGACTTCACCGGGACAGGGGCGGAGATCAAATGTGGAATGACTGATGATGTTCGCCTGGAGTGTAAAGCTCATATGAATGGTTTTGACTCCAAAGAAATCCAGGCCGTGTTAGGGAGTCTGAGTTTTTCAAAGTGTAAGGCGAGGATCTCTGAAGCCTGGAATAAAGTCCAGGAGTTTGAGGAGCCCATTAGGTCAGAGACTGTGGAAGAGCTCACCCTTCCTGTGGCATCATACAGACAGAGATTTGGGCTCTCTCATAGCAAACTACTTGAACCCAG GGTGATGGATATGAGGAGGGAAGTGACGAATACAGTCCTCACCAGCCGATCACTCAGCACACAGGGGAACAAACTGGCAGTAACCACGGACTACCTGCCCTCTCTGCGCACCATTTGTAGATCAGAAAGTCTGAAGGAGCAGGGCAAGGTCAAACGCAG GTTCATGCACTACCTTGATAGCATTCACCTTGAACTATCTAAAAGCACTCTTCAGCACCTGGCCTCAGGTTTTCCTTGA
- the prpsap2 gene encoding phosphoribosyl pyrophosphate synthase-associated protein 2 isoform X1: MFKEGLSSAWEPREPLSESLGVNTEKPGTMNATKGGLVIFTANSNPSSRELGKRIAERLGVELGKVQVYQEANRETRVQIQESVRGKDVFIIQTVSKDVNTTIMELLIMVYACRTSCARNIIGVIPYFPYSKQCKMRKRGSIVSKLLASMMCKAGLTHLITMDLHQKEIQGFFNIPVDNLRASPFLLQYIQEEIPDYRNAVIVAKSPASAKRAQSFAERLRLGIAVIHGEAQDADSDLVDGRHSPPTVKNIGAIHPSLEIPLLIPKEKPPITVVGDVGGRIAIIVDDIIDDVDSFLAAADTLKERGAYKIFVMATHGILSSDAPRLIEESAIDEVVVTNTIPHEIQKLQCPKIKTVDISMILSEAIRRIHNGESMSYLFRNIGMDD; this comes from the exons ATGTTTAAG GAAGGGCTCAGCAGTGCCTGGGAGCCCAGGGAGCCACTGTCTGAGTCCCTTGGGGTCAACACCGAGAAACCAGGGACTATGAATGCTACAAAGGGAGGCCTGGTCATTTTCACGGCCAACTCCAACCCATCCAGCAGAGAGCTGGGTAAAAGGATTGCAGA ACGGTTGGGTGTGGAGCTTGGCAAGGTGCAAGTCTATCAGGAGGCAAACAGAG AGACACGGGTTCAAATCCAAGAGTCTGTGCGTGGTAAAGATGTCTTCATCATCCAGACTGTATCCAA GGATGTTAATACGACCATCATGGAACTGCTCATTATGGTGTACGCCTGCAGGACCTCGTGTGCACGGAACATTATTGGAGTCATTCCCTACTTCCCTTACAGTAAACAGTGCAAAATGAGGAAAAGAGGCTCCATCGTCTCCAAACTGCTGGCCTCCATGATGTGTAAAGCAG GCTTGACTCATCTCATCACTATGGATTTGCACCAGAAGGAAATCCAAGGCTTCTTTAACATTCCAGTAGACAACCTGCGAGCGTCTCCGTTCCTGCTACAGTACATCCAGGAAGAG ATCCCTGACTATAGAAACGCAGTAATCGTGGCCAAATCTCCAGCATCAGCTAAAAG GGCGCAGTCGTTTGCTGAAAGGCTGCGGCTGGGCATCGCCGTGATCCACGGTGAAGCGCAGGACGCCGATTCCGATCTTGTGGATGGACGACACTCTCCGCCTACCGTCAAAAACATCGGTGCGATCCATCCCAGTCTGGAGATACCTT TACTCATCCCAAAAGAAAAACCTCCTATAACCGTAGTGGGAGACGTAGGAGGTCGGATCGCCATCATCGTG GATGATATTATCGACGACGTGGACAGTTTCCTGGCAGCCGCTGACACGCTGAAGGAGCGAGGTGCTTATAAAATCTTTGTCATGGCCACTCACGGAATCCTGTCCTCTGACGCACCACGTCTGATAGAAGAGTCTGCCATCGATGAG GTGGTTGTCACAAACACCATTCCACACGAGATCCAGAAACTGCAGTGTCCCAAGATCAAGACGGTCGACATCAGCATGATCCTGTCCGAGGCAATTCGTCGCATTCACAACGGAGAGTCGATGTCTTACCTGTTTCGCAACATAGGCATGGATGATTGA
- the prpsap2 gene encoding phosphoribosyl pyrophosphate synthase-associated protein 2 isoform X2: protein MNATKGGLVIFTANSNPSSRELGKRIAERLGVELGKVQVYQEANRETRVQIQESVRGKDVFIIQTVSKDVNTTIMELLIMVYACRTSCARNIIGVIPYFPYSKQCKMRKRGSIVSKLLASMMCKAGLTHLITMDLHQKEIQGFFNIPVDNLRASPFLLQYIQEEIPDYRNAVIVAKSPASAKRAQSFAERLRLGIAVIHGEAQDADSDLVDGRHSPPTVKNIGAIHPSLEIPLLIPKEKPPITVVGDVGGRIAIIVDDIIDDVDSFLAAADTLKERGAYKIFVMATHGILSSDAPRLIEESAIDEVVVTNTIPHEIQKLQCPKIKTVDISMILSEAIRRIHNGESMSYLFRNIGMDD from the exons ATGAATGCTACAAAGGGAGGCCTGGTCATTTTCACGGCCAACTCCAACCCATCCAGCAGAGAGCTGGGTAAAAGGATTGCAGA ACGGTTGGGTGTGGAGCTTGGCAAGGTGCAAGTCTATCAGGAGGCAAACAGAG AGACACGGGTTCAAATCCAAGAGTCTGTGCGTGGTAAAGATGTCTTCATCATCCAGACTGTATCCAA GGATGTTAATACGACCATCATGGAACTGCTCATTATGGTGTACGCCTGCAGGACCTCGTGTGCACGGAACATTATTGGAGTCATTCCCTACTTCCCTTACAGTAAACAGTGCAAAATGAGGAAAAGAGGCTCCATCGTCTCCAAACTGCTGGCCTCCATGATGTGTAAAGCAG GCTTGACTCATCTCATCACTATGGATTTGCACCAGAAGGAAATCCAAGGCTTCTTTAACATTCCAGTAGACAACCTGCGAGCGTCTCCGTTCCTGCTACAGTACATCCAGGAAGAG ATCCCTGACTATAGAAACGCAGTAATCGTGGCCAAATCTCCAGCATCAGCTAAAAG GGCGCAGTCGTTTGCTGAAAGGCTGCGGCTGGGCATCGCCGTGATCCACGGTGAAGCGCAGGACGCCGATTCCGATCTTGTGGATGGACGACACTCTCCGCCTACCGTCAAAAACATCGGTGCGATCCATCCCAGTCTGGAGATACCTT TACTCATCCCAAAAGAAAAACCTCCTATAACCGTAGTGGGAGACGTAGGAGGTCGGATCGCCATCATCGTG GATGATATTATCGACGACGTGGACAGTTTCCTGGCAGCCGCTGACACGCTGAAGGAGCGAGGTGCTTATAAAATCTTTGTCATGGCCACTCACGGAATCCTGTCCTCTGACGCACCACGTCTGATAGAAGAGTCTGCCATCGATGAG GTGGTTGTCACAAACACCATTCCACACGAGATCCAGAAACTGCAGTGTCCCAAGATCAAGACGGTCGACATCAGCATGATCCTGTCCGAGGCAATTCGTCGCATTCACAACGGAGAGTCGATGTCTTACCTGTTTCGCAACATAGGCATGGATGATTGA
- the prpsap2 gene encoding phosphoribosyl pyrophosphate synthase-associated protein 2 isoform X3 — translation MLQREAWSFSRPTPTHPAESWVKGLQKTRVQIQESVRGKDVFIIQTVSKDVNTTIMELLIMVYACRTSCARNIIGVIPYFPYSKQCKMRKRGSIVSKLLASMMCKAGLTHLITMDLHQKEIQGFFNIPVDNLRASPFLLQYIQEEIPDYRNAVIVAKSPASAKRAQSFAERLRLGIAVIHGEAQDADSDLVDGRHSPPTVKNIGAIHPSLEIPLLIPKEKPPITVVGDVGGRIAIIVDDIIDDVDSFLAAADTLKERGAYKIFVMATHGILSSDAPRLIEESAIDEVVVTNTIPHEIQKLQCPKIKTVDISMILSEAIRRIHNGESMSYLFRNIGMDD, via the exons ATGCTACAAAGGGAGGCCTGGTCATTTTCACGGCCAACTCCAACCCATCCAGCAGAGAGCTGGGTAAAAGGATTGCAGA AGACACGGGTTCAAATCCAAGAGTCTGTGCGTGGTAAAGATGTCTTCATCATCCAGACTGTATCCAA GGATGTTAATACGACCATCATGGAACTGCTCATTATGGTGTACGCCTGCAGGACCTCGTGTGCACGGAACATTATTGGAGTCATTCCCTACTTCCCTTACAGTAAACAGTGCAAAATGAGGAAAAGAGGCTCCATCGTCTCCAAACTGCTGGCCTCCATGATGTGTAAAGCAG GCTTGACTCATCTCATCACTATGGATTTGCACCAGAAGGAAATCCAAGGCTTCTTTAACATTCCAGTAGACAACCTGCGAGCGTCTCCGTTCCTGCTACAGTACATCCAGGAAGAG ATCCCTGACTATAGAAACGCAGTAATCGTGGCCAAATCTCCAGCATCAGCTAAAAG GGCGCAGTCGTTTGCTGAAAGGCTGCGGCTGGGCATCGCCGTGATCCACGGTGAAGCGCAGGACGCCGATTCCGATCTTGTGGATGGACGACACTCTCCGCCTACCGTCAAAAACATCGGTGCGATCCATCCCAGTCTGGAGATACCTT TACTCATCCCAAAAGAAAAACCTCCTATAACCGTAGTGGGAGACGTAGGAGGTCGGATCGCCATCATCGTG GATGATATTATCGACGACGTGGACAGTTTCCTGGCAGCCGCTGACACGCTGAAGGAGCGAGGTGCTTATAAAATCTTTGTCATGGCCACTCACGGAATCCTGTCCTCTGACGCACCACGTCTGATAGAAGAGTCTGCCATCGATGAG GTGGTTGTCACAAACACCATTCCACACGAGATCCAGAAACTGCAGTGTCCCAAGATCAAGACGGTCGACATCAGCATGATCCTGTCCGAGGCAATTCGTCGCATTCACAACGGAGAGTCGATGTCTTACCTGTTTCGCAACATAGGCATGGATGATTGA